One window of Mesoplodon densirostris isolate mMesDen1 chromosome 15, mMesDen1 primary haplotype, whole genome shotgun sequence genomic DNA carries:
- the SSH1 gene encoding protein phosphatase Slingshot homolog 1 isoform X1 encodes MWGNIGKPENSSAEITQGSSRAGLLEAGSDEDRKLNHSLSESFFMVKGAALFLQQGSSPQGQRSLQHPHKHAGDLPQHLQVMINLLRCEDRIKLAVRLESAWAERARYMVVVDSSGRQDTEESILLGVDFSSKESKSCTIGMVLRLWSDTKIHLDGDGGFSVSTAGRMHIFKPVSVQAMWSALQVLHKACEVARRHNYFPGGVALLWASYYESCIGSEQSCINEWNAMQDLESTRPDSPALFADKPTEGERTERLIKAKLRSIMMSQDLENVTSKEIRNELEKQMNCNLKEFKEFIDNEMLLILGQMDKPSLIFDHLYLGSEWNASNLEELQGSGVDYILNVTREIDNFFPGLFAYHNIRVYDEETTDLLAHWNEAYHFINKAKRNHSKCLVHCKMGVSRSASTVIAYAMKEFGWPLEKAYNYVKQKRSITRPNAGFMRQLSEYEGILDASKQRHNKLWRQQPVDDPAGPGDFLPETLDGTPEAQPPCPDATAEPGFPGSGAPGGPALPCCLRRLSDPLLHCPRDETGGWVHLEDLERDALLEEAAQPAEASKPAGHPPEGPGLCEKEVRKKLEFGSPHAQGGSSPQVEEMEREEAPGAGKWGQPVTELNNLLNWENLNNNNSKRSCPEDFEHDAIFGILNKVKPSYKSCADCMYPAASGIPEAFGERCKNPGAPAICTQPTFLPHLTSSPVAHVASRSRASEKLSSGPTDTPPFLPPAGSRRPDISGPGAGAAPDLPASLLEPSRDTHKVLPKSLLLKNSHCVKNAPNAEVAKDDAPPKKDPKPAKDLRLLFSKEAEKPTANSYLMQHQESIIQLQKAGLVRKHTKELERLKGTPADLAAPCKDGPTSRLEASIPEENQDPALPGQAQGDEKPEAGPPPSEGAPLKSPPLFLCRPDHASHFSKDFLKTICYTPTSSSMSSNLTRSSSSDSIHSVRGKPGLVKQRTQEIETRLRLAGLTVSSPLKRSHSLAKLGSLNLSTEDLSSEADVSTVADSQDARLSESSFLHEPPVAPRNPAATSKPSGKSAPENLKSPSWMSKS; translated from the exons CTTAAGTGAGAGTTTTTTCATGGTGAAAGGAGCAGCCCTCTTCTTACAACAGGGAAGCAGCCCTCAAGGCCAGCGGAGTCTTCAGCATCCCCACAAGCATGCAG GGGACCTGCCTCAACACCTTCAAGTAATGATCAACCTTCTGCGTTGTGAAGATAGAATCAAGCTG GCCGTGCGCTTGGAGAGCGCCTGGGCTGAGCGGGCCCGCTACATGGTGGTGGTGGACAGCAGCGGGCGCCAGGACACGGAGGAGAGTATCCTGCTGGGAGTCGACTTTTCCAGTAAGGAAAG TAAAAGCTGTACCATTGGGATGGTTCTCCGACTGTGGAGCGACACGAAAATCCACCTGGACGGAGACGG tgGATTCAGCGTCAGCACGGCAGGAAGGATGCACATCTTCAAGCCCGTGTCTGTCCAGGCCATGTG gTCTGCCCTGCAGGTCCTCCACAAGGCCTGCGAGGTGGCACGCAGGCACAACTACTTCCCCGGGGGCGTGGCGCTGCTCTGGGCCTCCTACTACGAGAGCTGCATTGGCTCCGAGCAGAGCTGCATCAACGAGTGGAACGCCATGCAGGACCTGGAGTCCACGAGGCCCGACTCCCCCGCCCTGTTCGCGGACAA GCCAACTGAAGGGGAGAGGACTGAGCGTCTCATCAAAGCCAAACTCCGGAGCATCATGATGAGTCAGGACCTGGAGAACGTGACGTCCAAGGAA ATCCGTAATGAATTAGAGAAACAGATGAACTGTAACTTGAAAGAATTCAAGGAATTCATAGACAACGAGATGCTCCTTATCTTGGGACAGATGGACAAGCCCTCCCTCATCTTCGACCATCTTTATCTC GGCTCTGAATGGAATGCATCCAATCTGGAGGAACTGCAGGGCTCAGG TGTTGACTACATTTTAAACGTCACTagagaaatagataattttttcCCTGGCTTATTTGCGTATCATAACATCCGAGTCTATGATGAAGAGACCACAGACCTCCTCGCCCACTGGAATGAGGCGTACCATTTTATAAACAAAGCAAA GAGGAACCACTCCAAGTGCCTGGTACATTGCAAAATGGGCGTCAGTCGCTCTGCTTCCACGGTCATAGCCTACGCGATGAAGGAATTTGGCTGGCCCCTGGAGAAAGCCTACAACTACGTGAAGCAAAAACGCAGCATCACACGGCCCAACGCGGGCTTTATGAGGCAGCTGTCTGAGTATGAAGGCATCTTGGACGCCAG CAAACAACGGCACAACAAGCTGTGGCGCCAGCAGCCTGTGGATGACCCAGCGGGGCCTGGGGACTTCCTGCCGGAGACCCTGGACGGCACCCCGGAAGCCCAGCCGCCCTGCCCGGATGCCACCGCCGAGCCTGGGTTCCCGGGCAGCGGGGCCCCCGGGGGACCCGCTCTCCCCTGCTGTCTCCGGCGACTCTCAGACCCCCTGTTGCACTGCCCCAGAGACGAGACGGGTGGCTGGGTCCACCTGGAGGATCTGGAGAGGGATGCTCTGCTGGAAGAAGCCGCTCAGCCGGCAGAGGCATCCAAGCCGGCCGGACACCCCCCAGAAGGTCCTGGACTCTGTgagaaggaagtgaggaagaaACTAGAGTTTGGGAGCCCCCACGCCCAGGGTGGCTCATCGCCACAGGTGGAGGAGATGGAAAGGGAGGAGGCCCCGGGAGCAGGGAAGTGGGGGCAGCCCGTAACCGAGCTCAATAACCTGCTGAACTGGGAAAAcctaaataacaacaacagcaagagGAGCTGCCCGGAAGACTTCGAG CATGATGCGATCTTTGGGATCCTTAACAAAGTGAAGCCTTCCTACAAATCCTGCGCCGACTGCATGTACCCTGCAGCCAGTGGGATTCCCGAGGCCTTTGGGGAGCGATGCAAGAACCCCGGTGCTCCCGCCATCTGCACCCAGCCCACCTTCCTGCCTCACCTCACGTCTTCCCCCGTGGCCCATGTGGCCAGCAGGTCCCGAGCTTCAGAGAAACTGTCCTCTGGCCCAACCGACACTCCCCCCTTCCTACCACCAGCAGGCTCGAGGAGGCCAGACATCAGTGGCCCTGGGGCCGGGGCTGCCCCAGATCTACCAGCCAGCCTTTTGGAACCTTCCAGAGACACTCACAAAGTCCTACCAAAGTCCCTCCTTTTGAAGAATTCTCACTGTGTTAAGAACGCCCCCAACGCGGAAGTAGCGAAGGACGATGCACCGCCCAAGAAGGATCCGAAGCCGGCCAAGGACCTGCGGCTCCTGTTCAGTAAAGAAGCCGAGAAACCAACAGCCAACAGCTACTTGATGCAGCACCAGGAATCCATCATCCAGCTGCAGAAGGCGGGCTTGGTCCGCAAGCACACCAAAGAACTAGAAAGGCTGAAGGGCACGCCGGCCGACCTGGCGGCCCCCTGCAAGGATGGCCCCACCAGCAGGCTGGAGGCCAGCATCCCCGAGGAGAACCAGGACCCGGCTCTGCCTGGCCAAGCCCAGGGCGACGAGAAGCCCGAGGCTGGCCCCCCTCCGTCAGAAGGAGCCCCACTGAAGAGCCCCCCGCTCTTTCTCTGCCGCCCAGACCACGCCAGTCACTTCTCAAAAGACTTCCTGAAGACCATCTGCTACACCCCGACCTCATCCTCCATGAGCTCCAACCTGACCCGGAGCTCGAGCAGCGACAGCATCCACAGCGTCCGCGGGAAGCCCGGGCTGGTGAAGCAGCGCACGCAGGAGATCGAGACCCGGCTCCGGCTGGCGGGCCTCACGGTCTCGTCCCCGCTCAAGCGCTCTCACTCCCTCGCCAAGCTCGGGAGCCTCAACCTCTCAACGGAGGACCTGTCCAGTGAGGCCGACGTGTCCACCGTGGCTGACTCCCAGGATGCCAGGTTGAGCGAGTCTTCCTTCTTGCATGAGCCCCCAGTGGCCCCCAGGAACCCAGCTGCAACCTCTAAACCATCAGGGAAATCTGCCCCGGAAAACTTGAAAAGCCCTTCGTGGATGAGCAAAAGCTGA
- the SSH1 gene encoding protein phosphatase Slingshot homolog 1 isoform X2 yields the protein MALVTLQRSPTPSAASSSASNSELEAGSDEDRKLNHSLSESFFMVKGAALFLQQGSSPQGQRSLQHPHKHAGDLPQHLQVMINLLRCEDRIKLAVRLESAWAERARYMVVVDSSGRQDTEESILLGVDFSSKESKSCTIGMVLRLWSDTKIHLDGDGGFSVSTAGRMHIFKPVSVQAMWSALQVLHKACEVARRHNYFPGGVALLWASYYESCIGSEQSCINEWNAMQDLESTRPDSPALFADKPTEGERTERLIKAKLRSIMMSQDLENVTSKEIRNELEKQMNCNLKEFKEFIDNEMLLILGQMDKPSLIFDHLYLGSEWNASNLEELQGSGVDYILNVTREIDNFFPGLFAYHNIRVYDEETTDLLAHWNEAYHFINKAKRNHSKCLVHCKMGVSRSASTVIAYAMKEFGWPLEKAYNYVKQKRSITRPNAGFMRQLSEYEGILDASKQRHNKLWRQQPVDDPAGPGDFLPETLDGTPEAQPPCPDATAEPGFPGSGAPGGPALPCCLRRLSDPLLHCPRDETGGWVHLEDLERDALLEEAAQPAEASKPAGHPPEGPGLCEKEVRKKLEFGSPHAQGGSSPQVEEMEREEAPGAGKWGQPVTELNNLLNWENLNNNNSKRSCPEDFEHDAIFGILNKVKPSYKSCADCMYPAASGIPEAFGERCKNPGAPAICTQPTFLPHLTSSPVAHVASRSRASEKLSSGPTDTPPFLPPAGSRRPDISGPGAGAAPDLPASLLEPSRDTHKVLPKSLLLKNSHCVKNAPNAEVAKDDAPPKKDPKPAKDLRLLFSKEAEKPTANSYLMQHQESIIQLQKAGLVRKHTKELERLKGTPADLAAPCKDGPTSRLEASIPEENQDPALPGQAQGDEKPEAGPPPSEGAPLKSPPLFLCRPDHASHFSKDFLKTICYTPTSSSMSSNLTRSSSSDSIHSVRGKPGLVKQRTQEIETRLRLAGLTVSSPLKRSHSLAKLGSLNLSTEDLSSEADVSTVADSQDARLSESSFLHEPPVAPRNPAATSKPSGKSAPENLKSPSWMSKS from the exons CTTAAGTGAGAGTTTTTTCATGGTGAAAGGAGCAGCCCTCTTCTTACAACAGGGAAGCAGCCCTCAAGGCCAGCGGAGTCTTCAGCATCCCCACAAGCATGCAG GGGACCTGCCTCAACACCTTCAAGTAATGATCAACCTTCTGCGTTGTGAAGATAGAATCAAGCTG GCCGTGCGCTTGGAGAGCGCCTGGGCTGAGCGGGCCCGCTACATGGTGGTGGTGGACAGCAGCGGGCGCCAGGACACGGAGGAGAGTATCCTGCTGGGAGTCGACTTTTCCAGTAAGGAAAG TAAAAGCTGTACCATTGGGATGGTTCTCCGACTGTGGAGCGACACGAAAATCCACCTGGACGGAGACGG tgGATTCAGCGTCAGCACGGCAGGAAGGATGCACATCTTCAAGCCCGTGTCTGTCCAGGCCATGTG gTCTGCCCTGCAGGTCCTCCACAAGGCCTGCGAGGTGGCACGCAGGCACAACTACTTCCCCGGGGGCGTGGCGCTGCTCTGGGCCTCCTACTACGAGAGCTGCATTGGCTCCGAGCAGAGCTGCATCAACGAGTGGAACGCCATGCAGGACCTGGAGTCCACGAGGCCCGACTCCCCCGCCCTGTTCGCGGACAA GCCAACTGAAGGGGAGAGGACTGAGCGTCTCATCAAAGCCAAACTCCGGAGCATCATGATGAGTCAGGACCTGGAGAACGTGACGTCCAAGGAA ATCCGTAATGAATTAGAGAAACAGATGAACTGTAACTTGAAAGAATTCAAGGAATTCATAGACAACGAGATGCTCCTTATCTTGGGACAGATGGACAAGCCCTCCCTCATCTTCGACCATCTTTATCTC GGCTCTGAATGGAATGCATCCAATCTGGAGGAACTGCAGGGCTCAGG TGTTGACTACATTTTAAACGTCACTagagaaatagataattttttcCCTGGCTTATTTGCGTATCATAACATCCGAGTCTATGATGAAGAGACCACAGACCTCCTCGCCCACTGGAATGAGGCGTACCATTTTATAAACAAAGCAAA GAGGAACCACTCCAAGTGCCTGGTACATTGCAAAATGGGCGTCAGTCGCTCTGCTTCCACGGTCATAGCCTACGCGATGAAGGAATTTGGCTGGCCCCTGGAGAAAGCCTACAACTACGTGAAGCAAAAACGCAGCATCACACGGCCCAACGCGGGCTTTATGAGGCAGCTGTCTGAGTATGAAGGCATCTTGGACGCCAG CAAACAACGGCACAACAAGCTGTGGCGCCAGCAGCCTGTGGATGACCCAGCGGGGCCTGGGGACTTCCTGCCGGAGACCCTGGACGGCACCCCGGAAGCCCAGCCGCCCTGCCCGGATGCCACCGCCGAGCCTGGGTTCCCGGGCAGCGGGGCCCCCGGGGGACCCGCTCTCCCCTGCTGTCTCCGGCGACTCTCAGACCCCCTGTTGCACTGCCCCAGAGACGAGACGGGTGGCTGGGTCCACCTGGAGGATCTGGAGAGGGATGCTCTGCTGGAAGAAGCCGCTCAGCCGGCAGAGGCATCCAAGCCGGCCGGACACCCCCCAGAAGGTCCTGGACTCTGTgagaaggaagtgaggaagaaACTAGAGTTTGGGAGCCCCCACGCCCAGGGTGGCTCATCGCCACAGGTGGAGGAGATGGAAAGGGAGGAGGCCCCGGGAGCAGGGAAGTGGGGGCAGCCCGTAACCGAGCTCAATAACCTGCTGAACTGGGAAAAcctaaataacaacaacagcaagagGAGCTGCCCGGAAGACTTCGAG CATGATGCGATCTTTGGGATCCTTAACAAAGTGAAGCCTTCCTACAAATCCTGCGCCGACTGCATGTACCCTGCAGCCAGTGGGATTCCCGAGGCCTTTGGGGAGCGATGCAAGAACCCCGGTGCTCCCGCCATCTGCACCCAGCCCACCTTCCTGCCTCACCTCACGTCTTCCCCCGTGGCCCATGTGGCCAGCAGGTCCCGAGCTTCAGAGAAACTGTCCTCTGGCCCAACCGACACTCCCCCCTTCCTACCACCAGCAGGCTCGAGGAGGCCAGACATCAGTGGCCCTGGGGCCGGGGCTGCCCCAGATCTACCAGCCAGCCTTTTGGAACCTTCCAGAGACACTCACAAAGTCCTACCAAAGTCCCTCCTTTTGAAGAATTCTCACTGTGTTAAGAACGCCCCCAACGCGGAAGTAGCGAAGGACGATGCACCGCCCAAGAAGGATCCGAAGCCGGCCAAGGACCTGCGGCTCCTGTTCAGTAAAGAAGCCGAGAAACCAACAGCCAACAGCTACTTGATGCAGCACCAGGAATCCATCATCCAGCTGCAGAAGGCGGGCTTGGTCCGCAAGCACACCAAAGAACTAGAAAGGCTGAAGGGCACGCCGGCCGACCTGGCGGCCCCCTGCAAGGATGGCCCCACCAGCAGGCTGGAGGCCAGCATCCCCGAGGAGAACCAGGACCCGGCTCTGCCTGGCCAAGCCCAGGGCGACGAGAAGCCCGAGGCTGGCCCCCCTCCGTCAGAAGGAGCCCCACTGAAGAGCCCCCCGCTCTTTCTCTGCCGCCCAGACCACGCCAGTCACTTCTCAAAAGACTTCCTGAAGACCATCTGCTACACCCCGACCTCATCCTCCATGAGCTCCAACCTGACCCGGAGCTCGAGCAGCGACAGCATCCACAGCGTCCGCGGGAAGCCCGGGCTGGTGAAGCAGCGCACGCAGGAGATCGAGACCCGGCTCCGGCTGGCGGGCCTCACGGTCTCGTCCCCGCTCAAGCGCTCTCACTCCCTCGCCAAGCTCGGGAGCCTCAACCTCTCAACGGAGGACCTGTCCAGTGAGGCCGACGTGTCCACCGTGGCTGACTCCCAGGATGCCAGGTTGAGCGAGTCTTCCTTCTTGCATGAGCCCCCAGTGGCCCCCAGGAACCCAGCTGCAACCTCTAAACCATCAGGGAAATCTGCCCCGGAAAACTTGAAAAGCCCTTCGTGGATGAGCAAAAGCTGA